One window from the genome of Saimiri boliviensis isolate mSaiBol1 chromosome 2, mSaiBol1.pri, whole genome shotgun sequence encodes:
- the HAUS2 gene encoding HAUS augmin-like complex subunit 2 isoform X2 produces MLNTSKKTASCFVNFSRLQQITDIQAEIYQKNLEIELLKLEKDTADVVHPFFLAQKCHTLQSMNNHLEAVLKEKRSLRQRLLKPMCQENLPIEAVYHRYMVHLLELAVTFIERLETHLETIRNIPHLAENLKKMSKALAKMDILVTETEELAENILEWRKQQKEVCSFIPKILAEENYLYKHDIMPPLLFTSKVHVQSLNAK; encoded by the exons ATGTTAAACACATCCAAGAAAACAGCTTCTTGTTTTGTGAACTTCTCCAGATTACAGCAGATCACAGATATTCAAGCTGAAATCTACCAG AAAAACCTGGAAATTGAACTCCTGAAACTAGAAAAAGATACAGCAGATGTTGTTCATCCTTTCTTTTTGG ctCAGAAGTGTCATACTCTGCAAAGCATGAATAATCATTTGGAAGCAGTGCTGAAAGAGAAGAGATCCCTTAGGCAAAGACTGTTGAAACCCATGTGCCAGGAAAACTTACCTATTGAAGCTGTTTATCACAG gtATATGGTACATTTACTGGAGTTGGCTGTGACTTTCATTGAGAGATTAGAAACCCACCTTGAAACAATTAGAAATATTCCTCATTTAGctgaaaatctaaagaaaatg AGCAAGGCTTTAGCAAAGATGGATATTTTGgtgactgagacagaagaattggcAGAGAATATACTCGAGTGGCGTAAACAACAAAAGGAAGTTTGCTCTTTTATCCCCAAAATATTAGCTgaagaaaattatctttataaaCATGATATAATGCCTcctttactttttacttctaaAGTTCATGTCCAAAGTCTTAATGCCAAGTAA
- the HAUS2 gene encoding HAUS augmin-like complex subunit 2 isoform X3: MLPRLVQTPSLNPPASVSQSTAITAQKCHTLQSMNNHLEAVLKEKRSLRQRLLKPMCQENLPIEAVYHRYMVHLLELAVTFIERLETHLETIRNIPHLAENLKKMSKALAKMDILVTETEELAENILEWRKQQKEVCSFIPKILAEENYLYKHDIMPPLLFTSKVHVQSLNAK; the protein is encoded by the exons atgttgcccaggctggtccaaactcctagcctcaatcctcctgcttcagtctcccaaagcactgcaattacag ctCAGAAGTGTCATACTCTGCAAAGCATGAATAATCATTTGGAAGCAGTGCTGAAAGAGAAGAGATCCCTTAGGCAAAGACTGTTGAAACCCATGTGCCAGGAAAACTTACCTATTGAAGCTGTTTATCACAG gtATATGGTACATTTACTGGAGTTGGCTGTGACTTTCATTGAGAGATTAGAAACCCACCTTGAAACAATTAGAAATATTCCTCATTTAGctgaaaatctaaagaaaatg AGCAAGGCTTTAGCAAAGATGGATATTTTGgtgactgagacagaagaattggcAGAGAATATACTCGAGTGGCGTAAACAACAAAAGGAAGTTTGCTCTTTTATCCCCAAAATATTAGCTgaagaaaattatctttataaaCATGATATAATGCCTcctttactttttacttctaaAGTTCATGTCCAAAGTCTTAATGCCAAGTAA
- the HAUS2 gene encoding HAUS augmin-like complex subunit 2 isoform X4: MVHLLELAVTFIERLETHLETIRNIPHLAENLKKMSKALAKMDILVTETEELAENILEWRKQQKEVCSFIPKILAEENYLYKHDIMPPLLFTSKVHVQSLNAK, translated from the exons ATGGTACATTTACTGGAGTTGGCTGTGACTTTCATTGAGAGATTAGAAACCCACCTTGAAACAATTAGAAATATTCCTCATTTAGctgaaaatctaaagaaaatg AGCAAGGCTTTAGCAAAGATGGATATTTTGgtgactgagacagaagaattggcAGAGAATATACTCGAGTGGCGTAAACAACAAAAGGAAGTTTGCTCTTTTATCCCCAAAATATTAGCTgaagaaaattatctttataaaCATGATATAATGCCTcctttactttttacttctaaAGTTCATGTCCAAAGTCTTAATGCCAAGTAA